In a single window of the Natronorubrum halophilum genome:
- a CDS encoding 2-oxoacid:acceptor oxidoreductase subunit alpha has protein sequence MAEDLNWAVGGEAGDGIDSTGKIFAQALSRAGRHVFTSKDFASRIRGGYTAYKIRTSVDQVQSVVDRLDILVALTQRTIDENLDELHEGSAVIYDGERSWEAEIPDKMTAVDVPLKSLAEDAGGAIMRNIVALGAACEITGFDVEYLDEALEKRFGGKGSKIVENNKEAARAGQEYVQENYDLDHLGYAVETTDNDYVLLNGDEAIGMGALAAGCRFYAGYPITPATNVMEYLTGRIEDYGGHVVQAEDELSAINMALGAARAGARSMTATSGPGIDLMTETFGLIATSETPMVIVDVMRSGPSTGMPTKQEQGDLNMTLYGGHGEIPRFVIAPTTIAECFWKTVEAFNFAEQYQTPVYVVSDLAMAVTERTFEPETFDMDKVEIDRGKLVDQDEVDEWLDAQGHFRAHAVTEDGISPRAKPGTIDGAHMSTGLEHDELGRRTEEEDERVQQVDKRNRKVETAKNEEDWDYREFGDADADNLVISWGSNEGALAEALGYLEEDGIDVRVISVPYIFPRPDLTEEIEAAEQTIVVECNATGQFADVIEHDALTRVKRINKYTGVRFKADELAEQITERLSEEVPA, from the coding sequence ATGGCTGAGGATCTCAACTGGGCGGTCGGAGGCGAGGCCGGTGACGGCATCGACTCTACTGGAAAAATCTTCGCTCAGGCACTTTCCCGAGCCGGGCGGCACGTATTCACGTCGAAAGACTTCGCGTCGCGAATCCGCGGCGGCTACACGGCCTACAAGATTCGGACGTCGGTCGATCAGGTCCAGAGCGTCGTCGACCGACTGGACATTCTGGTCGCCTTGACACAGCGAACGATCGACGAGAACCTCGACGAACTCCACGAGGGCAGCGCCGTTATCTACGACGGCGAGCGCTCGTGGGAGGCCGAGATTCCCGACAAGATGACCGCGGTAGACGTGCCGCTGAAATCGCTCGCCGAAGACGCCGGGGGAGCGATCATGCGCAACATCGTCGCGCTCGGTGCCGCGTGTGAGATCACCGGCTTCGACGTCGAGTACCTCGACGAAGCCCTGGAGAAGCGCTTCGGCGGCAAGGGCTCGAAGATCGTCGAGAACAACAAGGAGGCCGCCCGCGCCGGACAGGAGTACGTACAGGAAAACTACGACCTGGACCACCTCGGCTACGCCGTCGAAACGACCGACAATGACTACGTCCTGCTCAACGGCGACGAGGCCATCGGCATGGGTGCGCTCGCGGCCGGCTGTCGCTTCTACGCAGGCTACCCCATCACGCCCGCGACGAACGTCATGGAGTACCTGACCGGCCGAATCGAGGACTACGGCGGCCACGTCGTCCAGGCCGAGGACGAACTGTCGGCGATCAACATGGCGCTCGGCGCGGCGCGCGCCGGTGCGCGCTCGATGACCGCAACCTCCGGCCCCGGGATCGACCTGATGACCGAGACGTTCGGCCTCATCGCGACGAGCGAGACGCCGATGGTCATCGTCGACGTGATGCGCTCGGGTCCCTCGACCGGGATGCCGACGAAGCAAGAACAGGGCGACCTCAACATGACGCTCTACGGCGGGCACGGCGAGATCCCCCGGTTCGTCATCGCCCCGACGACCATCGCCGAGTGTTTCTGGAAGACCGTCGAAGCGTTCAACTTCGCCGAGCAGTACCAGACGCCCGTCTACGTCGTTTCCGACCTCGCAATGGCGGTCACCGAACGTACGTTCGAACCCGAGACGTTCGACATGGACAAAGTCGAGATCGACCGCGGCAAACTCGTCGACCAGGACGAAGTCGACGAGTGGCTCGACGCACAGGGACACTTCCGCGCCCACGCCGTCACCGAAGACGGTATCAGTCCGCGAGCGAAACCCGGCACGATCGACGGCGCTCACATGAGTACGGGCCTAGAACACGACGAACTCGGCCGCCGAACCGAGGAAGAGGACGAACGCGTCCAGCAAGTCGACAAGCGAAACCGGAAGGTCGAGACTGCCAAAAACGAAGAGGACTGGGACTACCGCGAGTTCGGCGACGCCGACGCGGACAACCTCGTTATCTCCTGGGGATCGAACGAAGGCGCACTCGCCGAAGCGCTCGGCTACCTCGAGGAAGACGGAATCGACGTCCGCGTGATTTCGGTGCCGTACATCTTCCCGCGACCGGATCTGACCGAGGAGATCGAGGCCGCCGAACAGACGATCGTCGTCGAGTGTAACGCAACCGGGCAGTTCGCGGACGTTATCGAACACGACGCACTTACCCGCGTCAAGCGCATTAACAAGTACACCGGCGTCCGCTTCAAGGCGGACGAACTCGCCGAACAGATTACCGAACGACTCTCCGAGGAGGTGCCAGCATAA
- a CDS encoding ferredoxin--NADP reductase → MTIEGTPVAVESVREVGPDTVALELETPEGFDAHPGQFVLLRAVPRDVDADETIDEDDVVMRHYTLSSPSVGETFEITVGIDPDGDLSPWLAALEGGETVHVEGPFGTITYERDEDIVAVAGGPGVGPAVSIAEAARDSGHDAVVIYQDDEPAHVDRLETLEADGAAVVIVDEDDSDGLADAVETHLGNGQLYAFGFEDFVTFVAETIEGAGGDSDEALIENFG, encoded by the coding sequence ATGACAATCGAGGGGACACCAGTCGCCGTCGAATCGGTCCGCGAAGTAGGTCCTGATACCGTCGCACTCGAACTCGAGACGCCCGAGGGGTTCGACGCTCACCCGGGGCAGTTCGTCCTGCTCCGGGCCGTCCCGCGGGACGTCGACGCGGACGAAACGATCGACGAAGACGACGTCGTCATGCGCCACTACACGCTCTCGTCGCCGTCGGTCGGTGAGACGTTCGAGATCACGGTCGGAATCGACCCCGACGGAGACCTCTCGCCGTGGCTCGCGGCTCTCGAGGGCGGCGAAACCGTCCACGTCGAGGGTCCGTTTGGAACGATCACGTACGAGCGCGACGAGGATATCGTCGCCGTCGCCGGCGGACCGGGCGTCGGCCCCGCGGTCTCCATCGCCGAAGCGGCCCGCGACTCGGGCCACGACGCGGTCGTCATCTACCAGGACGACGAACCGGCTCACGTCGACCGCCTCGAGACGCTCGAGGCCGACGGCGCGGCTGTCGTCATCGTCGACGAAGACGACAGCGATGGACTCGCCGATGCGGTCGAAACCCACCTTGGCAACGGTCAACTCTACGCGTTCGGCTTCGAGGACTTCGTGACCTTCGTCGCGGAGACGATCGAGGGTGCCGGCGGGGATTCGGACGAGGCGCTGATCGAAAACTTCGGATAG
- a CDS encoding DUF7344 domain-containing protein has protein sequence MTPADKFFRAVGNVQRRRLLVRMLSHNPEDESKVYTGDRETDEEELANLLIEMQHTHLPLLEEYGFIDWDRENREVTKGPEFDEIRPLLEMMIEHQDELPEGWL, from the coding sequence ATGACGCCCGCAGACAAATTCTTCCGAGCAGTGGGAAATGTTCAGCGCCGCCGGCTATTAGTCCGTATGTTATCACATAATCCGGAGGATGAGTCGAAGGTGTACACCGGAGATAGAGAGACGGACGAGGAGGAGTTGGCGAACCTTCTGATCGAGATGCAACACACGCATCTTCCGCTGCTGGAAGAGTACGGATTCATCGACTGGGACAGGGAAAATCGCGAGGTAACGAAAGGACCGGAATTTGACGAGATCAGACCGCTCCTGGAGATGATGATCGAACACCAGGACGAACTCCCCGAAGGGTGGTTATAG
- a CDS encoding sensor histidine kinase has translation MAHWERIVTAVGGRRLVVALGVSYTVLAIGWALAQIAEGDPLSSVLIVTLFIGVPGITLLYGGYRLPDLGVRPEFYPVIAAWCLGGFGLMLGSLVLYQLEPAESVSDPSRAALVLTAFGSLAGFGVGIYDAQAKTGAREVELRNRELDRTREQLEASNERLEQFAYAASHDLEEPLRMITSYLTLIERRYADELDDDGEEFIEFAVDGAERMRQMIDGLLEYSRVDTQGKPFEPVDLNAVIEDVRKDLELQLTDSGADVDIEELPHVEGDHAQLRQLFQNLLSNALEYNDDESPRVRVSAERTGPRWTVSVSDDGIGIDPEDSDRIFDVFQRLHTAEDHSGSGIGLALCRRIVERHGGEIWVDSEPGEGSTFSFSLPATGDVTR, from the coding sequence ATGGCCCACTGGGAACGCATCGTGACCGCGGTCGGTGGACGGCGTCTCGTCGTGGCCCTCGGAGTGTCGTACACCGTGCTCGCGATCGGCTGGGCGCTCGCACAAATCGCCGAGGGCGATCCCCTATCGAGCGTCTTGATCGTGACGCTCTTCATCGGCGTCCCCGGTATCACACTGCTCTACGGCGGCTATCGGTTGCCAGACCTCGGCGTCCGCCCCGAATTCTATCCCGTCATCGCGGCCTGGTGTCTCGGCGGATTCGGACTGATGCTCGGCAGTCTCGTCCTCTACCAACTCGAGCCCGCTGAAAGCGTTAGCGACCCGTCTCGAGCCGCCCTCGTTCTCACGGCGTTCGGGAGCCTCGCCGGCTTCGGCGTAGGCATCTACGATGCACAGGCTAAGACCGGCGCCCGTGAAGTCGAACTGCGCAACCGGGAGCTGGATCGAACGCGAGAGCAACTCGAGGCGTCGAACGAGCGCCTCGAGCAGTTCGCGTACGCGGCGTCTCACGACCTCGAGGAGCCGCTGCGGATGATTACTAGCTATCTCACTCTCATCGAACGCCGCTACGCTGACGAACTCGACGACGATGGCGAAGAATTCATCGAGTTCGCCGTCGACGGAGCCGAGCGAATGCGCCAGATGATCGACGGACTGCTCGAGTATTCCCGGGTCGATACGCAGGGAAAGCCGTTCGAGCCGGTCGATCTCAACGCGGTGATCGAGGACGTTCGAAAGGATCTCGAACTTCAGCTCACGGACAGCGGTGCCGACGTGGACATCGAGGAACTCCCCCACGTCGAGGGAGACCACGCGCAGTTGCGCCAGCTATTCCAGAACCTGCTGAGCAACGCCCTCGAGTACAACGACGACGAGTCGCCGCGCGTGCGCGTCTCCGCCGAGCGAACCGGTCCCAGATGGACGGTATCGGTCAGCGACGACGGGATCGGAATCGATCCCGAGGATTCGGATCGTATCTTCGACGTCTTCCAGCGACTCCACACCGCCGAGGATCATTCGGGATCGGGAATCGGTCTCGCGCTCTGCCGGCGGATCGTCGAGCGCCACGGTGGCGAGATCTGGGTCGACTCCGAACCCGGCGAGGGGTCGACGTTCTCGTTTTCGCTCCCGGCGACGGGTGATGTCACTCGGTGA
- the mce gene encoding methylmalonyl-CoA epimerase, producing the protein MHFDHAGIATEDARELAELYADLFDLEVAHEETFDGMRVVFIDCGNGYFELLEPLEDGTIAGYLEANGAGIHHLALATDDIAGALERARDHDVRLIDEEPRPGAWGHSVAFLHPKDTGGILVEFVEH; encoded by the coding sequence ATGCACTTCGATCACGCCGGAATCGCGACCGAAGACGCACGGGAACTCGCGGAACTGTACGCCGACCTCTTCGACCTCGAGGTCGCTCACGAGGAGACGTTCGACGGCATGCGCGTCGTTTTCATCGACTGTGGAAACGGCTACTTCGAACTCCTCGAGCCGCTCGAGGACGGAACCATCGCCGGTTATCTCGAAGCCAACGGGGCGGGAATCCACCACCTCGCGCTCGCGACGGACGACATTGCGGGGGCGCTCGAGCGAGCGCGCGATCACGACGTTCGGTTGATCGACGAGGAGCCACGGCCCGGCGCGTGGGGGCATTCGGTCGCATTCTTGCACCCGAAGGACACCGGCGGCATTCTGGTCGAGTTCGTCGAACACTGA
- a CDS encoding glycosyltransferase family 2 protein, producing MGETDADELVSSPDSQRPAVGIVARGEESDSIYRTILRATDRGFAVYLTGVDPDSEIDHLAGRLDATVVEPRTPAANGIELEATLFAAGQTGGHSGIVFQLEGCPRIDYERTLAAFDGDRFQVYAIPESGSGPGRRPHVVAAIPAYNAGETIGDVVREAAGYADTVLVVDDGSGDATAERAERAGALVVRHDRNRGYGGALETIFEVGRTLDADHLVTLDADGQHDPASIAKLVAAQESSGAEIVIGSRFAPESNTRMPFVRSFGLGAINLLTNASLGRFLPHTWVRDTQSGLRSYTRIAVESLATTADLGSGMGASTDIVYHAHREGFGFEEVGTTISYDVEHGSSQGTLSHGTDLVRNILGFLERTHPLLVLGLPGLLLTVLGTSSAIWSIEQLLAAQVSVISMVATAAFTFSGMTMVLLALFLHTINTHPYFRTTPDRGRSKRVQGRERRAETAPGGAVVVTDERP from the coding sequence TTGGGGGAGACCGACGCCGATGAACTGGTGTCCTCGCCCGATTCACAGCGCCCCGCGGTCGGTATCGTTGCCCGGGGTGAAGAGTCCGACTCGATTTACCGGACGATCCTTCGAGCGACCGACCGAGGTTTCGCGGTCTACCTCACTGGGGTCGACCCCGATTCCGAGATCGATCACCTCGCCGGCCGACTCGACGCTACGGTCGTCGAACCGCGAACCCCGGCCGCAAACGGGATCGAACTCGAAGCGACTCTCTTCGCGGCGGGACAAACCGGCGGCCACTCCGGGATCGTCTTCCAACTGGAAGGGTGTCCGCGAATCGACTACGAGCGGACCCTGGCGGCGTTCGACGGGGATCGATTCCAGGTCTACGCGATCCCGGAATCGGGATCGGGACCCGGACGCCGGCCCCACGTTGTCGCGGCGATTCCCGCGTACAACGCGGGCGAAACGATCGGTGACGTGGTCAGGGAAGCGGCCGGATACGCGGATACGGTTCTCGTCGTCGACGACGGGAGCGGCGACGCGACGGCCGAACGCGCCGAACGCGCCGGGGCGCTCGTCGTTCGTCACGACCGCAACCGCGGCTACGGCGGCGCGCTCGAGACCATCTTCGAGGTGGGACGAACGCTCGACGCGGACCACCTCGTGACGCTCGACGCCGACGGACAGCACGATCCCGCGTCCATCGCGAAACTCGTCGCGGCGCAGGAATCGAGCGGCGCCGAGATCGTCATCGGAAGCCGATTCGCGCCCGAATCGAACACGCGGATGCCGTTCGTTCGGTCGTTCGGCCTCGGCGCCATCAACCTTCTCACGAACGCGAGCCTGGGACGGTTCCTGCCGCACACGTGGGTTCGGGATACCCAGAGCGGCCTGCGGTCGTACACCCGAATCGCCGTCGAGTCCCTCGCGACGACCGCCGATCTCGGGAGCGGAATGGGCGCAAGTACGGACATCGTCTACCACGCCCACCGTGAAGGGTTCGGCTTCGAGGAGGTCGGAACCACGATCAGCTACGACGTCGAGCACGGTAGCTCTCAGGGAACGCTCTCCCACGGGACCGATCTCGTGCGAAACATCCTGGGATTCCTCGAGCGAACGCACCCCCTGCTCGTCCTCGGACTTCCGGGACTGCTCCTCACCGTCCTCGGCACGTCGTCCGCCATCTGGTCGATCGAACAGTTACTCGCCGCTCAGGTGTCGGTGATCTCGATGGTCGCGACCGCCGCGTTCACGTTCTCCGGGATGACGATGGTCCTGCTCGCGTTGTTCCTCCACACGATAAATACGCACCCGTACTTCCGAACGACTCCGGACCGGGGCCGTTCGAAACGCGTCCAGGGTCGCGAGCGACGTGCTGAGACTGCGCCCGGCGGTGCGGTAGTCGTGACCGACGAGCGCCCGTGA
- a CDS encoding polysaccharide deacetylase family protein, protein MSHRILKSVWIRLARLDYYANVSSLVPVPDSGNRILMYHSVGGGSYDDISPGRFRGQIEQLTRKYAVVDLPDVMEETIETSVALTFDDGTIDFFETVRPILHEFEVPATVFVTTDSIGNEEFRQDEWFDYEYMSDDQLVELVDDEYVTVGNHSKSHRKLDRVPADELADEIVESKIELEELLGVDVTRFCYPEGEYSPAAVDLVRDTHRFAVAGLNEIRVGPESDPCLLPRINGAGEPKQLRWEFTDFSAFLAKTIFDLQNGYR, encoded by the coding sequence GTGAGCCACAGGATTCTGAAGAGCGTGTGGATACGACTGGCCCGCCTCGATTACTACGCGAACGTCTCGTCGCTGGTGCCGGTTCCGGACTCCGGGAATCGAATTCTGATGTACCACTCCGTCGGGGGCGGGTCTTACGACGACATCTCTCCGGGTCGGTTCCGGGGACAGATCGAACAGCTCACCCGGAAGTACGCCGTCGTCGACCTCCCGGACGTGATGGAGGAGACGATCGAAACCAGCGTCGCGCTGACGTTCGACGACGGAACCATCGATTTCTTCGAAACCGTTCGACCGATCCTCCACGAGTTCGAGGTTCCGGCGACGGTCTTCGTCACCACCGATAGCATCGGAAACGAGGAGTTCCGGCAGGACGAGTGGTTCGACTACGAGTACATGTCCGACGACCAGCTCGTCGAACTCGTCGACGACGAGTACGTCACGGTCGGGAACCACTCGAAGTCCCATCGAAAGCTCGATAGGGTACCCGCCGACGAGTTGGCAGACGAAATCGTAGAGTCGAAGATCGAACTCGAGGAGTTATTGGGAGTCGACGTAACGCGATTCTGTTATCCCGAGGGCGAGTACTCGCCAGCGGCCGTGGACCTCGTTCGTGACACGCACCGGTTCGCGGTGGCGGGATTGAACGAAATTCGAGTGGGTCCGGAGTCGGATCCGTGTCTCCTGCCGCGGATAAACGGTGCCGGCGAGCCGAAACAGCTCCGGTGGGAGTTCACCGATTTCAGCGCCTTCCTCGCGAAGACGATATTCGACCTTCAGAACGGATACCGTTGA
- a CDS encoding RNA-guided endonuclease InsQ/TnpB family protein: MMYSPRYRLFPDAEQREVLDWTRDTVRQVYNHALREFNQIPADAGTLRQRVWSVRDTLPAIKDWWSDLKQVYSTVLQKAVERIRDSIQNLGKLKAKGYDVGSLNWKKPREYRSFTYRQSGFELDKKSGSNGRGLLRLKKLKGETREIPIRLHRDLPDHELIKEVTLKKEPTGAWHVSFCIKADEPEKPAIEDINPDDTVGLDLGVFNFVHDSDGRSVGRLDLSADRERLEREQRSLSRKEYESNNWEEQRRRVAEVHAQMSNKKRDFKHKLAHFYTTEYDAVFVEDLNVKGMLESPQNARNKAEVGWRDCITILEHHGKKNGCHVVEVEPRGTTKECAACGVETRKPIWVREHSCPACGFELDRDWNAALNVLSHGLTKLGVVHSEDTPVETATTVDSFMVSASYVVETGSPTLKEPAKQASRAG; the protein is encoded by the coding sequence ATGATGTACAGCCCGCGGTATCGACTTTTCCCAGATGCCGAGCAACGCGAGGTACTGGACTGGACGCGGGATACTGTACGGCAAGTGTATAACCACGCACTCCGCGAATTCAACCAAATCCCAGCGGACGCCGGAACGCTCCGCCAACGCGTCTGGAGTGTACGGGACACGCTCCCCGCGATAAAAGACTGGTGGTCAGACCTCAAGCAGGTTTACTCCACCGTCTTACAGAAAGCCGTCGAACGCATCCGCGATAGTATCCAGAACCTCGGGAAACTCAAAGCCAAAGGCTACGATGTAGGGTCATTGAACTGGAAAAAGCCGCGAGAGTACAGGAGTTTCACGTACCGGCAATCGGGCTTCGAACTCGACAAGAAGAGTGGCTCGAACGGACGCGGGCTCCTGAGACTCAAGAAACTCAAAGGCGAAACCCGTGAAATTCCGATTCGACTCCACCGTGACCTCCCCGACCACGAACTTATCAAAGAGGTCACGCTCAAGAAAGAACCCACGGGAGCGTGGCATGTCTCGTTCTGCATCAAGGCGGACGAACCCGAGAAACCCGCCATCGAAGATATCAATCCTGATGACACCGTGGGTCTTGACCTCGGTGTGTTCAACTTCGTTCACGACTCGGACGGTCGCTCAGTCGGGCGGCTTGACTTATCTGCCGACCGCGAGCGACTCGAACGAGAGCAACGTTCACTCTCACGGAAAGAGTACGAATCAAACAATTGGGAGGAGCAACGCCGCCGCGTCGCAGAAGTCCACGCTCAGATGTCGAACAAAAAGCGGGACTTCAAGCACAAGCTCGCGCACTTCTACACCACCGAATACGACGCCGTGTTCGTCGAAGACCTCAATGTCAAGGGGATGCTTGAATCCCCACAGAACGCGCGGAACAAGGCCGAAGTCGGCTGGCGCGACTGTATCACTATCCTCGAACACCACGGCAAAAAGAACGGATGTCACGTCGTGGAAGTCGAGCCACGGGGGACTACCAAGGAGTGCGCGGCGTGTGGCGTTGAGACTCGGAAACCGATATGGGTTCGAGAGCACTCGTGTCCAGCGTGCGGATTCGAACTTGACCGAGACTGGAACGCAGCGTTGAACGTCCTCTCGCATGGCCTGACGAAACTAGGAGTGGTTCACTCCGAAGACACGCCTGTGGAGACTGCGACCACTGTGGATTCCTTTATGGTATCTGCAAGTTACGTCGTCGAAACAGGAAGCCCCACCCTCAAGGAGCCTGCGAAGCAGGCGAGTAGGGCGGGGTAG
- a CDS encoding glycosyltransferase translates to MKPAFSVLMPVYHGDDPSQLDVAVRSVIDQSVRPDEIVIVEDGPLTRELSAVLDSYERECEGRLSRYRLRENVGIGNALRAGVTRCEHELVARMDADDISVPDRFERQLAVFERRPDVDVVGGYIAEFDDDPNDRYARRIVPTNHASIAARARFRNPMNHITVMARRRAILDAGNYRDFLGMEDYDLWVRMLSNGSTFANVPSVLAAARIDRRYSQRGGIDVARAEARLQRSFYRSGFIDAPIFLYNLLTRVTLRLLPGRIRGRLIARYTRTPP, encoded by the coding sequence ATGAAACCCGCGTTTTCGGTACTGATGCCGGTGTACCACGGCGACGATCCGTCGCAACTAGACGTTGCCGTTCGAAGCGTCATCGACCAGTCGGTCCGCCCGGACGAGATCGTGATCGTCGAGGACGGGCCGCTCACTCGAGAGTTGAGCGCGGTTCTCGATTCGTACGAGCGGGAGTGCGAGGGCCGTCTCTCGCGGTATCGGTTGCGCGAGAACGTCGGCATCGGGAACGCGCTCCGGGCCGGCGTGACGCGGTGTGAACACGAACTCGTCGCCAGAATGGACGCCGACGATATCAGCGTCCCCGATCGGTTCGAACGCCAACTGGCCGTCTTCGAACGACGTCCGGACGTGGACGTCGTCGGCGGATACATCGCCGAGTTCGACGACGATCCGAACGACCGCTACGCGCGTCGAATCGTCCCCACGAATCACGCATCGATCGCCGCTCGAGCCCGGTTTCGGAACCCGATGAATCACATCACCGTGATGGCCCGCCGCCGGGCGATCCTCGACGCCGGCAACTATCGGGATTTCCTCGGCATGGAGGATTACGACCTGTGGGTTCGGATGCTGTCGAACGGCTCGACGTTCGCCAACGTGCCGTCCGTGCTCGCGGCGGCGCGGATCGATCGACGCTACAGTCAACGCGGCGGGATCGACGTCGCGAGGGCGGAAGCCCGACTCCAGCGCAGTTTCTACCGATCCGGATTCATCGACGCGCCGATCTTTCTGTACAACCTGCTCACGCGAGTCACCCTTCGACTGCTTCCCGGACGAATCCGCGGCCGACTGATCGCGCGCTACACGAGGACGCCTCCGTAA
- a CDS encoding glycosyltransferase family 2 protein, whose translation MRAVTTDERTDQREPLPISVCVTTKNNADIIRRCLESVHDWTDEIVVVDTDSQDGTIEICEEYGANVYQHEFKGFGDIKTKSIEHATNDWVLILDSDEEVPPSLRREIFNVFGSPGIVGFYIRKREHILGAWSHQYHVKQPVLARKEVLYYQQEHLWERPAIRDEYAGRTRDLKHALNNYAVRRVSEREAKMMQYSALEAFQVVELNKRDSATVLLAKGIAAALYRLVVGRAALDGYRGFYMAFTDVYHYVSTYAKIQDIERLRNRRPEDWTEIWLEEECGR comes from the coding sequence ATGAGAGCCGTGACGACCGACGAACGAACGGACCAGCGGGAACCCCTGCCGATCTCCGTCTGTGTTACGACGAAGAATAACGCCGATATCATCAGACGATGTCTCGAGAGCGTCCACGACTGGACGGACGAGATCGTCGTCGTGGACACCGACAGTCAGGACGGGACGATCGAAATCTGCGAGGAGTACGGTGCGAACGTCTACCAGCACGAGTTCAAGGGGTTCGGGGACATCAAAACGAAGTCGATAGAACACGCGACGAACGACTGGGTGCTCATCTTGGACTCGGACGAGGAGGTGCCCCCGTCCCTCCGGAGGGAGATCTTCAACGTGTTCGGATCGCCCGGGATCGTCGGCTTCTACATCCGTAAGCGCGAGCACATTCTGGGCGCGTGGTCCCATCAGTATCACGTCAAACAGCCGGTGTTGGCGCGAAAGGAGGTGCTGTACTACCAGCAGGAACACCTGTGGGAACGGCCGGCGATCAGGGACGAGTACGCCGGGCGGACCAGGGATCTCAAACACGCGCTCAACAACTACGCGGTCAGGCGAGTCTCCGAACGGGAGGCCAAGATGATGCAGTACAGCGCCTTGGAGGCCTTCCAGGTCGTCGAACTGAACAAACGCGACAGCGCCACCGTTCTTCTGGCGAAAGGAATCGCCGCGGCGCTCTATCGACTCGTCGTCGGTCGGGCCGCACTGGACGGCTACCGCGGGTTCTACATGGCGTTCACGGATGTCTACCACTACGTGTCGACGTACGCGAAAATTCAGGACATCGAGCGACTCCGGAACCGCCGACCGGAAGACTGGACGGAGATCTGGCTCGAGGAAGAGTGTGGACGATGA